One region of Pseudoalteromonas luteoviolacea genomic DNA includes:
- a CDS encoding formyltransferase family protein, translating into MRVALCNIENLATQPAILQVLEAHKDEIKLVITSDPYSKKNGGFIAQAYKNMRFRGYGFTEYLFAKMVFLSVIRPLLKLIGMDVLPSIEQRCNELGITYIKVEDINDASVVQLLKDQQIDLLSIYYFDQILHDEIIDVPSNGVVNFHPAYLPKCRGLFPIMFSYLYNEQNYGISAHWVENKEIDSGPVIAQSAIKVSNAKCLLEIDRKVSNHFPALYTQVLEILQNQQVNASVQAQQSSYYSYPQKAQLRELNETLPLINWCWVLRALGTKSTHYVDKQVSKPN; encoded by the coding sequence ATGCGTGTAGCGCTGTGCAATATTGAAAACTTGGCGACACAGCCAGCTATCCTGCAGGTTTTAGAGGCGCACAAGGATGAGATCAAGTTGGTTATCACCAGTGACCCTTATTCAAAGAAAAATGGCGGTTTTATAGCTCAAGCGTATAAAAATATGCGTTTTAGAGGATATGGTTTTACAGAGTATCTGTTTGCAAAAATGGTATTTTTATCTGTGATCCGGCCTCTTTTAAAACTGATAGGTATGGATGTGCTGCCCAGTATTGAACAGCGCTGCAATGAACTTGGTATTACTTATATCAAAGTGGAAGACATAAATGATGCTTCAGTCGTTCAGTTGCTAAAAGATCAGCAAATCGACCTATTGAGTATTTATTACTTTGATCAAATTTTACATGATGAAATCATAGATGTTCCTAGCAATGGCGTTGTTAACTTTCATCCAGCTTATTTGCCAAAATGTCGGGGCTTATTCCCAATCATGTTTAGCTACCTCTACAACGAGCAAAACTACGGGATTTCGGCACATTGGGTTGAAAATAAAGAAATTGACTCGGGACCTGTCATTGCTCAAAGTGCGATTAAGGTGAGTAATGCAAAGTGCTTATTGGAAATTGATAGGAAAGTGAGTAACCATTTTCCAGCTTTGTATACGCAAGTGCTAGAAATTTTGCAAAACCAACAGGTCAATGCATCAGTTCAAGCACAACAGAGCAGCTATTATTCTTATCCACAAAAAGCACAGCTGCGCGAGTTAAATGAAACGCTGCCGCTCATTAATTGGTGTTGGGTACTTCGCGCATTAGGAACTAAAAGCACACACTACGTGGATAAACAAGTATCAAAGCCAAATTAA